A window of Thermoproteus sp. genomic DNA:
CCGCCTCTATCGCCTTCGCCCTGGCCTACTGGCTGGGCGTCCTCACGGTCGCCGCCGCGTTCTTCTTGACCTCTCTCATAAATTTCGGCGTGGGCGGCGAGACGGGCCCGGCCTTTTCGGCCCTCGCCGAGTTCTCCCCGGCAAGACATAGAGGCAAGGCCTTGATGCTGGCAGCAAACTTCTGGAACATAGGGGCCGCCGCGATAGCCGGGCTCTCTCTAGTATATGCACAACTCTCCAGCGATCCCCGGACTATAGTCCTGTGGACATTTGCCACGGCGATAGCGCTGGCCCTCGTGGTGTTGCTGGCTAGGCTCCACCTCCCGGAATCCCCCAGGTGGCTCGCCGCGAGGGGGAGGGCCGCGGAGGCCAGGAGGGTCATCGCGTCTTTCGCTGGAGTCGAGGCGGATCCCCCGCCGCAACAAATAGGCGTCGGGCTCAAGGAGGCCTTGAGGACTAGGGCCCTGGGCTTCTTCGTGTTGCTTGTGGTAACTTCGGCGCAACTGGCCACCTACAATATAGCGGCCTACTACGCTCCCTACGCCTTCGGCTTCCCATACGGCTCCGACTTCGCCCCTGTGGTGGTTGCCGTGGCCAACTTCGGCGCGTCGCTAGGGGCCTTCCTCCTCCTGCCCGTAATAGATAGGTCCAGAAGGGCCTCCCTCACTTCGGCCTTCGTAGGGGGGTTCGCCACCGCGGTGCCCCTCTGGCTTTTAGTCCTCAAGGCGGCGCCAGCCCCGTTCCTGGCTGTGTTGGCCGTCAACATGATCTTCGCCGAGTGGGCCTGGGGCTCTCTCGGCGTCTTGGAGAGCGAACTCTTCCCCACAGGCGTCAGGGCGTCAGTAGTCGGCGTGATTACGGCGACGGCTTGGGCCGTAAATACCGCCTTGGTGGCGGTCGAGAGCTATATAGACGCGCCGACCTTCATGGCGGTCAACGCGGCCGTCTGGGCGGCTGGCGCGGCGGCGGCATTGCTCTGGCACTTAAAGGGGTTCGAGTCGGCCAGAAAGACTTTAGAGGAGATACAGAAGTCTTAAGGTGTACCCCAGGGAGGTATCTGGGCGAACTGCGCTCGACGTGGGCTTGGGCTTCGGCTGGTCCGTCGGCGAGCTCCTAAGGCGCGGTTTCCATGTGGTGACGTCCATCGACCCCGACCTGGACGTGTTGCGGCGCTTCAGAGGCGATTTGAGGCTGGACCTAGTGGCCGCCGTCGCCGAGAGCCTCCCCTTTAGGGACGGGGCATTTGACGTAGTCGTTTCGGCGTTGGCTCTACACCATTTCGACGACGTGGAGAGGGCCCTATCGGAAATCGCCAGGACGGCCAGAGGTGTCGCCTACGTCGTTGACTACGATGGGAGCGGCCCCTCGCCCCACCCCCGCCGGTTTTTGGCTGAGACGGCCCGCAGGGCCCTCGAGGCGGGGGC
This region includes:
- a CDS encoding class I SAM-dependent methyltransferase gives rise to the protein MYPREVSGRTALDVGLGFGWSVGELLRRGFHVVTSIDPDLDVLRRFRGDLRLDLVAAVAESLPFRDGAFDVVVSALALHHFDDVERALSEIARTARGVAYVVDYDGSGPSPHPRRFLAETARRALEAGAKLGFKASRRDGYYVLYLQRRDF
- a CDS encoding MFS transporter, with protein sequence MAHPLDESPWRRGHWVLFAIVSASFLLDGVLFSLVPTLAYLLPDVAPYATYIFAANSIAFLLGALVLGRATDLLGRRTGLVLSLFIYTAASIAFALAYWLGVLTVAAAFFLTSLINFGVGGETGPAFSALAEFSPARHRGKALMLAANFWNIGAAAIAGLSLVYAQLSSDPRTIVLWTFATAIALALVVLLARLHLPESPRWLAARGRAAEARRVIASFAGVEADPPPQQIGVGLKEALRTRALGFFVLLVVTSAQLATYNIAAYYAPYAFGFPYGSDFAPVVVAVANFGASLGAFLLLPVIDRSRRASLTSAFVGGFATAVPLWLLVLKAAPAPFLAVLAVNMIFAEWAWGSLGVLESELFPTGVRASVVGVITATAWAVNTALVAVESYIDAPTFMAVNAAVWAAGAAAALLWHLKGFESARKTLEEIQKS